A single genomic interval of Thermosipho japonicus harbors:
- a CDS encoding diacylglycerol kinase family protein: protein MKEKLNGRLASNNLKESFEHAIEGIIYALSSERNLRIHFFVGFVILLITLFLPIDKNNYIWIFFAVFFVIISELINTLIEKILDLFVPEYHPIVKVIKDISSGVVLWAALFSVVVGIAIIGNYLFNWNVLIAKVVGFVFVTAFPLIYLILGVRKWKKKR from the coding sequence TTGAAAGAAAAATTAAACGGACGATTGGCTTCGAATAATTTAAAAGAATCTTTTGAGCATGCAATTGAAGGTATTATATATGCGTTATCAAGTGAAAGAAATTTAAGAATACATTTTTTTGTTGGTTTTGTAATTCTTTTAATAACATTGTTTTTACCGATAGATAAAAATAACTATATATGGATTTTTTTTGCAGTTTTTTTTGTTATTATTTCAGAATTGATTAATACATTAATAGAAAAAATTTTAGATTTGTTTGTTCCAGAATATCATCCAATAGTTAAAGTAATAAAGGATATAAGTTCTGGTGTAGTTTTATGGGCAGCTCTTTTTTCTGTAGTAGTAGGTATTGCAATTATTGGAAATTATTTATTTAATTGGAATGTATTAATAGCTAAAGTTGTTGGATTTGTTTTTGTGACAGCTTTTCCATTAATATATTTAATTTTAGGAGTGAGAAAGTGGA
- a CDS encoding 2-oxoacid:acceptor oxidoreductase family protein yields the protein MEISRPFSIRIAGIGGQGNLVSGLILAKALVKSGKYVVQTQNYTAQVRGGPSYCDLLVSNQPIDFPKATLFDILMILHPSMISQCKNVRNNGIIIIDNTHISELPADMFRMTKRKIALPVSKMALEKFGNEMFANMIMLGVVLKATSLVDIDSLIESIRENMNPKYVEKNIEAVKYGTTLTEKVYKPRIERKIKRTIGFE from the coding sequence ATGGAAATAAGCAGACCATTTTCTATTAGAATTGCTGGAATTGGAGGACAGGGGAATTTAGTTTCTGGTTTGATATTGGCAAAGGCACTTGTAAAGTCAGGAAAGTATGTTGTTCAGACTCAGAATTATACCGCACAAGTTAGGGGTGGACCAAGTTATTGTGATCTACTTGTTTCAAATCAACCGATAGATTTTCCTAAAGCAACTTTGTTTGATATTTTAATGATCTTACACCCTTCTATGATTTCGCAGTGTAAAAATGTAAGAAATAATGGTATAATTATTATAGATAATACTCATATTAGTGAATTACCGGCTGATATGTTTAGAATGACTAAAAGAAAGATTGCACTGCCTGTTTCAAAAATGGCCTTAGAAAAGTTTGGAAACGAGATGTTTGCAAATATGATAATGTTAGGTGTAGTTTTAAAGGCAACTTCTTTGGTAGATATTGACAGTTTGATTGAGTCAATTAGAGAAAATATGAATCCAAAATATGTTGAAAAAAATATTGAGGCGGTGAAGTATGGAACAACCCTCACAGAAAAGGTATACAAACCAAGAATTGAAAGAAAAATTAAACGGACGATTGGCTTCGAATAA